The following coding sequences are from one Aeromicrobium duanguangcaii window:
- a CDS encoding LysR substrate-binding domain-containing protein, which yields MLDVRRLRLLRELQIRGTLASVAAALHQSPSSVSQQLSLLEQEVGVELLRKVGRRVQLTPQAEILVEHTAAVLERLERAESDLAASLDEATGTFRLAVFQSVALALMPATLSILETEHPRLRVTMTQREPESALYETWAREFDLVIAEKYPGHNTPWHPELDAVDLTTDEVRLAVPPAGHRFGDITSIAEAADAPWVMEPPGVASRHFAEQACRVAGFEPDVRYETADLQAQISLIESGHAVALLPDLLWQNRRPQVTLHRLDGRPHRTVFTSARRASAHSPGVAATRQALSRAVAQGRH from the coding sequence ATGCTCGACGTCCGCCGCCTGCGCCTCCTGCGCGAACTGCAGATCCGCGGCACGCTGGCCAGCGTCGCCGCCGCGCTGCACCAGAGCCCCTCGTCGGTCTCGCAGCAGCTCTCGCTGCTGGAGCAGGAGGTCGGCGTCGAGCTGCTGCGCAAGGTCGGCCGCCGCGTCCAGCTCACGCCGCAGGCCGAGATCCTGGTCGAGCACACCGCCGCTGTCCTCGAGCGACTCGAGCGCGCCGAGTCAGACCTCGCCGCCTCGCTCGACGAGGCGACCGGGACCTTCCGGCTGGCGGTGTTCCAGTCGGTCGCGCTCGCGCTCATGCCCGCGACACTGTCGATCCTCGAGACCGAGCACCCGAGGCTGCGCGTCACGATGACGCAGCGCGAGCCGGAGTCGGCGCTGTACGAGACCTGGGCCCGTGAGTTCGACCTGGTCATCGCCGAGAAGTACCCCGGCCACAACACTCCGTGGCACCCCGAGCTGGACGCCGTCGACCTCACGACCGACGAGGTCCGCCTCGCGGTGCCGCCGGCGGGCCACCGGTTCGGCGACATCACCTCGATCGCCGAGGCGGCCGACGCCCCGTGGGTCATGGAGCCGCCGGGCGTGGCGTCGCGGCACTTCGCCGAGCAGGCGTGCCGGGTCGCGGGCTTCGAGCCCGACGTCCGGTACGAGACCGCCGACCTCCAGGCGCAGATCAGCCTCATCGAGTCCGGCCACGCCGTGGCACTGCTGCCCGACCTGCTGTGGCAGAACCGCCGCCCGCAGGTGACCCTGCACCGGCTGGACGGCCGCCCACACCGGACCGTCTTCACCTCGGCACGGCGCGCGTCGGCCCACTCCCCCGGTGTGGCCGCGACGCGACAGGCGCTGTCGCGTGCGGTCGCACAGGGCCGACACTGA